From the Solibacillus sp. FSL R5-0449 genome, one window contains:
- a CDS encoding multidrug ABC transporter ATPase gives MDIESVKNKDVLQLQQTIIFLKSEIAKYQNEISTLQSMDYYSMVNSLEQELSQLVNEKKELSMELMMMRKSFEKELSELHENIQLREEQRIKLISSIESLVEKKENLQKENKQLKETIEKTAKAEIPEARSENYIQAVEELDHLLRSFMNNNNEQLISLRETIHQQHDLLKDIKNKNDEIQFTLEEMAQIKEPEHSNYSPTDEQSITRINLENQLQNLFIQATSFETELDEKLRILDEFDDKLLLLAMEIEKHKKGDI, from the coding sequence GTGGATATTGAAAGTGTGAAAAATAAGGACGTACTACAACTGCAGCAAACTATCATCTTTTTAAAATCAGAAATCGCGAAATATCAAAACGAGATATCCACCCTACAAAGTATGGACTATTATTCAATGGTAAATAGTCTAGAGCAGGAACTCAGTCAGTTAGTAAACGAGAAAAAAGAACTTTCAATGGAACTAATGATGATGAGAAAAAGCTTTGAAAAAGAGCTGAGTGAGCTGCATGAAAATATTCAGTTACGCGAAGAGCAAAGAATAAAATTGATTTCTTCCATTGAATCACTGGTGGAAAAAAAAGAAAACTTACAGAAAGAAAACAAACAATTAAAAGAAACAATCGAAAAAACAGCTAAAGCCGAAATTCCTGAGGCCCGTTCAGAAAACTATATCCAGGCCGTAGAAGAACTGGATCATTTGCTGCGTTCATTCATGAACAATAACAATGAACAATTAATTTCTCTGCGTGAAACGATCCATCAACAGCACGATCTATTAAAGGATATTAAAAATAAGAATGATGAAATTCAATTTACCCTTGAAGAAATGGCACAAATCAAAGAGCCTGAACATAGTAATTATTCGCCAACCGATGAACAATCCATAACCCGCATCAATCTTGAAAACCAGCTCCAAAATTTATTCATTCAAGCAACCAGTTTTGAAACTGAGCTTGATGAAAAATTACGTATTCTGGATGAATTTGATGATAAATTACTATTACTCGCCATGGAAATTGAGAAACATAAAAAAGGCGATATTTAG